A single genomic interval of uncultured Desulfobacter sp. harbors:
- the pglZ gene encoding BREX-1 system phosphatase PglZ type A — protein MDIRQINQTLTSIFKEEKKRIVFWYDEEKEFEESLPLIQVGDVTVLRLDQIGALDLKIKIETLDNKGNYLLYAPYYEPAPEKDWLVDIRLYSYTFHADKASILMNELGLENQSLRPFIKARKAFFRNQDRLDRLKKWVEPNDREDDIDLKMLTVLTRAAQPDPFAILMKLMESLCKSGSFIPDGESKPWKDIEALELESSFWKFMARTFGYVNESSPALSDLLIKVFVTDFSNQYKKELPVSLGHFRLTGSSKVMNASVFLSQWQTHTIQCKNFNRVSKFIAQKLNMDQILSSLDIEDLLDVMTFENVERRIISSFRDQVIDNYTEKDFSTIQDAVKKRLDGYWTNITFDDDIKENLYKTAYQALTTAINLFDLRKKFDAGFSYKSAGDMFNAYTRELYFFDQYYRLFNESADKTEQVGWDILKQLRSSVEDCYSNWFMDKLCLCWGDFLESDQGLLNAWHLPGIRNQYNFFKDKIKSDYVKSDRKRIFVIISDAFRYEAGKELTDRINGKYRLKAEIEPMLGVLPGFTALGMASLLPYNTLSFKEGSTNPLIDGKPNGSFEQRAAILDKYEGTAIKASDLSAMSKDKGREFVKPHKVIYIYHDQIDATGDKAVSEDRTFEAVRTTIDELTALVGFIINSLNGTRVMITADHGFIYQDKKPDNLDKSILDIEPQGIVKKHKRFIMGKGLGVSEKVVSGNTRQTAKTDTDMEFWLPKGTNRFNFVGGAKFFHGGAMLQEIVIPVVTVSEMKGIHKEKSQISRVGVSLLGSMKKIVTNIPRFEFIQTDAVSQRMKPRMLKISLRDGNELISSEETITFDSNSSSMDDRKKAVKLGLKSGPFDNKKEYALVLRNAEDETEYERLPLMIDIAFANDF, from the coding sequence ATGGATATACGGCAAATCAATCAGACCTTGACAAGTATTTTTAAAGAAGAGAAAAAACGGATTGTTTTCTGGTATGACGAGGAAAAGGAATTTGAAGAAAGCTTACCATTGATTCAAGTTGGGGATGTTACGGTATTACGGCTTGATCAAATCGGTGCTCTGGATTTGAAAATTAAAATTGAAACCCTGGATAATAAAGGGAATTATCTTCTTTATGCACCGTATTACGAACCGGCACCGGAAAAAGACTGGCTTGTTGATATAAGGTTATACTCTTACACCTTCCACGCAGATAAAGCCTCTATCCTGATGAATGAACTGGGTCTTGAAAACCAAAGTTTAAGACCGTTTATCAAAGCGCGCAAAGCTTTTTTCAGGAACCAGGACCGATTGGACCGGTTGAAAAAATGGGTTGAACCCAATGACCGGGAAGATGATATCGACCTGAAAATGCTTACTGTTCTGACAAGAGCGGCACAGCCTGATCCTTTTGCCATACTCATGAAACTTATGGAATCCTTGTGTAAATCGGGCTCTTTCATCCCCGATGGTGAATCAAAACCCTGGAAGGATATTGAAGCACTTGAGCTTGAATCTTCATTCTGGAAATTCATGGCCAGAACCTTTGGGTATGTGAACGAATCATCCCCAGCTTTATCAGATCTGCTGATTAAAGTTTTTGTCACGGATTTTTCCAATCAATACAAAAAAGAACTTCCCGTATCCCTTGGGCATTTCAGACTGACAGGTTCGTCCAAAGTGATGAATGCTTCTGTGTTCCTCAGCCAGTGGCAGACCCATACCATCCAATGTAAAAATTTTAACCGGGTGTCAAAGTTCATTGCCCAAAAGTTGAATATGGACCAGATCCTTTCGTCTCTGGACATTGAAGATCTCCTGGATGTGATGACATTTGAAAATGTTGAGAGACGGATTATAAGCTCTTTCAGAGATCAAGTCATAGACAACTACACGGAAAAAGATTTTTCAACTATTCAGGATGCCGTTAAAAAACGTCTGGACGGCTATTGGACAAACATCACCTTTGATGATGACATTAAAGAAAATCTTTATAAAACTGCATATCAGGCATTAACCACCGCAATAAACCTGTTTGACCTGCGAAAGAAATTTGATGCCGGATTCAGTTACAAATCCGCTGGGGATATGTTCAACGCATATACCCGGGAACTCTATTTTTTTGATCAGTACTACAGACTATTCAATGAATCAGCCGATAAAACAGAACAGGTCGGGTGGGACATCTTAAAACAACTTCGATCCAGTGTTGAAGACTGTTACAGCAACTGGTTCATGGATAAACTCTGCCTTTGCTGGGGTGATTTTCTGGAATCGGATCAAGGCCTGCTTAACGCTTGGCATCTGCCCGGTATTCGCAATCAGTACAATTTTTTCAAAGATAAAATAAAATCGGATTATGTGAAGTCAGACAGAAAACGGATTTTTGTTATTATCAGTGATGCATTCCGGTATGAAGCAGGAAAAGAGCTCACCGACCGGATAAACGGCAAGTATCGATTAAAGGCTGAAATCGAACCCATGCTGGGTGTTTTGCCGGGATTTACGGCCCTTGGCATGGCCAGTCTTCTCCCGTACAACACCCTGTCATTTAAAGAAGGCTCCACAAATCCATTGATTGACGGCAAGCCCAACGGTTCTTTTGAACAGCGTGCGGCCATTTTAGATAAATATGAGGGCACCGCCATAAAAGCGTCGGATCTGTCGGCCATGAGCAAGGACAAAGGTCGTGAATTCGTAAAACCCCACAAAGTCATCTACATTTACCATGATCAGATTGATGCCACGGGTGATAAAGCCGTTTCCGAAGATAGGACTTTTGAAGCGGTTAGAACCACCATTGATGAATTAACGGCACTTGTGGGATTCATCATCAACAGCCTGAACGGCACCCGTGTGATGATAACCGCTGACCACGGGTTTATTTATCAGGATAAAAAGCCGGATAACCTGGATAAGAGTATTTTAGACATCGAGCCGCAAGGCATCGTTAAAAAACATAAACGATTTATCATGGGTAAAGGACTGGGCGTATCTGAAAAGGTCGTTTCAGGCAATACCAGGCAAACAGCCAAGACAGATACCGATATGGAATTTTGGCTGCCCAAGGGTACAAACCGCTTTAATTTTGTAGGTGGCGCCAAGTTTTTTCACGGTGGGGCAATGCTCCAGGAAATCGTCATCCCCGTTGTAACCGTTTCTGAAATGAAAGGGATCCACAAGGAAAAATCCCAGATCAGCAGGGTTGGCGTCTCGTTGTTAGGATCAATGAAAAAAATTGTTACCAACATCCCACGATTTGAATTTATCCAGACCGATGCGGTTTCACAGCGGATGAAACCCAGGATGTTAAAAATTTCATTACGGGATGGAAACGAACTGATCAGCAGTGAAGAGACCATAACCTTTGACAGCAACTCTTCATCCATGGATGACAGGAAAAAAGCGGTTAAACTTGGGTTGAAGTCAGGACCGTTTGACAATAAAAAAGAGTACGCCCTGGTTTTAAGAAATGCAGAAGATGAAACCGAATATGAACGGCTTCCGTTAATGATAGACATTGCATTTGCAAATGATTTTTAG
- a CDS encoding helix-turn-helix domain-containing protein, translating into MGNFYSELLKKSEGKTLEFKQDLSSPKPIMKSLVAFANTAGGRLIVGVADDRRILGVEDPLLQEERLCSMIADAISPRLVPNIEMITIEEKTLLIAEVFLSGSRPHFLKSQGLENGVYVRLGSTNRQADRELIAELGRSVEGVSFDEMPMPDLSIDDIDINAAAQSVHKKFLVDEAKLQTLKLLVPHQGKLVPSRGAVILFGKTRQEHFTDVWVQCGRFTGVSKTDIFDHIELYDHLPLAVDSIMLFLKKHAMRGADFSDIRRKDVWSIPLGILREAVINALVHADYSQRGGPVRIAFFDDRIEIENPGILLPGMTVEDMKQGISKIRNPVIARFFREANLIEQWGTGVPRIFKQAQQLGLPEPGIVELGMRVRFIVFLAKPIQVQAEQVTPQVTPQVTPQVIRLLGKLEGEQSRSQLMQDLKLKDRMNFSRKYIEPALALNLIEMTQPDTPKSPTQKYRLTAKGRQLKENGTG; encoded by the coding sequence GTGGGCAATTTTTATTCTGAACTATTAAAAAAGTCCGAGGGCAAAACCCTTGAATTCAAGCAGGACCTGTCTTCGCCCAAACCCATCATGAAATCTCTTGTGGCCTTTGCCAATACCGCAGGCGGGCGGCTCATTGTGGGGGTTGCGGATGACCGGCGGATACTCGGGGTTGAAGACCCGCTGCTCCAGGAGGAACGGTTGTGCAGCATGATTGCCGACGCCATTTCACCCCGCCTTGTGCCCAACATTGAAATGATCACCATTGAGGAAAAAACCCTTTTAATTGCCGAGGTGTTTTTAAGCGGCAGCCGTCCCCATTTTCTTAAGTCCCAGGGCCTGGAAAACGGGGTTTATGTACGCCTGGGTTCAACAAACCGCCAGGCAGACCGGGAGCTGATTGCAGAGCTTGGCAGGTCAGTGGAAGGGGTCTCTTTTGATGAGATGCCCATGCCGGACCTTTCCATTGACGACATTGATATCAACGCGGCAGCACAGAGTGTCCACAAGAAATTTCTTGTGGATGAGGCAAAACTGCAGACGCTTAAACTGCTTGTCCCCCACCAGGGAAAGCTTGTGCCGTCAAGGGGCGCGGTTATTTTATTCGGCAAAACAAGGCAGGAGCATTTTACCGATGTCTGGGTCCAGTGCGGGCGGTTTACGGGGGTAAGTAAAACAGATATTTTTGACCATATCGAGCTGTATGACCACCTGCCCCTGGCCGTGGACAGTATTATGCTTTTTTTGAAAAAACACGCCATGCGGGGGGCGGATTTCTCAGATATCCGGCGAAAAGATGTCTGGAGCATCCCCCTTGGCATCTTGCGGGAAGCCGTGATTAACGCCCTGGTCCATGCCGACTATTCCCAGAGGGGCGGACCGGTCAGGATCGCCTTCTTTGATGACCGCATTGAAATCGAAAACCCCGGCATCCTTTTGCCCGGCATGACGGTGGAAGACATGAAACAAGGGATATCAAAGATCAGGAATCCGGTCATTGCCCGTTTTTTCCGGGAAGCGAACCTGATCGAACAATGGGGGACCGGTGTGCCGCGAATATTCAAACAGGCACAGCAACTGGGACTGCCTGAACCCGGGATTGTGGAACTGGGAATGAGAGTCCGGTTCATTGTGTTTCTTGCAAAGCCGATACAGGTTCAGGCCGAACAAGTAACCCCGCAAGTAACCCCGCAAGTAACCCCGCAAGTAATACGGCTTTTGGGAAAACTGGAAGGCGAACAAAGTCGATCACAGCTGATGCAGGACTTAAAGTTAAAAGATCGCATGAATTTTTCCCGCAAGTATATTGAACCGGCACTTGCTTTGAATTTGATTGAAATGACACAGCCTGATACACCCAAAAGCCCAACCCAGAAATATCGGCTTACGGCAAAGGGGCGACAATTAAAAGAAAATGGAACGGGTTAA
- the pglX gene encoding BREX-1 system adenine-specific DNA-methyltransferase PglX, which translates to MDTAQIKAYAPQARKDFINAVTERAARFGIHGDDNFDPVEFKGDTAIIGSQVFTQKGGELREKLVAKVRQIGFQMFIRSSAYTWFNRFVAIRYMELHGFLDHGFRVLSHPNGSDTPEVLEYATEVDLPGLDKEKVLELRLAGDKDNELYRMLVIAQCNALHNAMPFLFDKIDNEAELLLPDNLLHTHSPVRKMVSDIDESLWEDVEIIGWIYQFYISEKKDEVIGKVVKSEDIPAATQLFTPNWIVKYMVQNTLGRMWMATYPESSLKSKMEYYIEPAEQEPEVQAEIDATTPKELNPEELTFLDPACGSGHILVEAYDILKEIYLERGYRTRDIPRLILSKNIYGLDIDDRAAQLACFAVLMKARKDDRRLFSRDDLTLNVMSIVETKEIDKDKLLDAVSRRDGGKGVWTWINELVELFKHAKTFGALISISDQLAEKFSEIDSVIKSNENFDEDIFNFIAGTELQSLRPIIDQAKILAKKYDCVATNPPYMGRNGMNLNLKLFAKEYFPNSKQDLYGVFIERLFDLSKDDRRLSVMSPITWLFLKSYENLRKDIISKRCFLSLIKPEYHSFFDSAYVPICCFTLLKKAVGNYKAIFIDLSEFYGAPLQPVKAKEAILDDECEWRFEVKIDDFKIIPTNPFVYSINSSLFEAFAHNIKVGADAKKGTTTGDNNRFLRLWSEISMEKFSVFGGAKWYPMTKGGPFRKWYGNFEYVINWENDGYEIRNFRGENGKLRSRPQNLAFNFKEGITWNDVTVSEFSARYVPKGFVFNAVGPMIFGKDIEYRLCMLNSKVNTELLKVLCPTMKFEVGAVSLIPIGENNIPETKSIALEAIEISKFEWDSYERSWDFLGSPLLSQNIYQATVKKSYDQWESVCRAKFKQLQYLEGKSNQLFINEYKLKSIISFDVSEEKITIKLPSIEDEIKQLFSYAIGCMMGRYSLDNPGLIYAHSENIGFDQSKFKSFPADDDGIIPIMDMNLFDDDATKRFVEFIKTAWPSENLDKNLKFIADSLKPKTNESPEDTIRRYLSTTFFKDHMKMYKKRPIYWLFSSGKQKAFECLVYLHRYNKSTLSRMRSNYVTPLQGNISARIEFLDHEKDAATTASTQKKIQKQIDVLKKKQVELKTFDDELRHYADMRIPLDLDDGVKVNYGKFGNLLAQKKAITGKS; encoded by the coding sequence ATGGATACAGCCCAGATTAAGGCATATGCCCCCCAGGCAAGAAAAGATTTTATCAACGCAGTAACCGAAAGAGCGGCGCGGTTTGGTATTCATGGCGATGACAACTTTGACCCTGTAGAATTCAAAGGCGATACCGCCATTATCGGGTCCCAGGTTTTTACCCAAAAAGGCGGTGAATTAAGAGAAAAACTGGTTGCAAAGGTCAGGCAAATTGGATTTCAAATGTTCATCCGGTCCAGTGCCTATACCTGGTTCAACCGGTTTGTTGCCATTCGGTATATGGAACTGCATGGCTTTCTGGATCATGGATTCAGGGTGTTGAGCCATCCCAATGGCTCGGATACGCCTGAAGTTTTGGAATATGCCACAGAGGTTGATTTACCGGGGCTTGATAAGGAGAAAGTTTTAGAGCTAAGGCTTGCAGGGGATAAGGATAACGAATTGTACCGCATGCTTGTCATTGCACAGTGCAATGCCCTTCACAACGCCATGCCCTTTCTTTTTGATAAGATTGATAATGAAGCCGAGCTTCTTTTGCCGGATAACCTGCTGCATACCCATTCTCCTGTTCGAAAGATGGTGTCGGATATTGATGAAAGTTTGTGGGAGGATGTTGAGATCATCGGCTGGATCTATCAGTTCTATATTTCTGAAAAGAAAGATGAGGTCATTGGAAAGGTTGTAAAAAGCGAAGATATCCCCGCCGCCACCCAGTTGTTTACCCCCAACTGGATTGTAAAATATATGGTCCAGAATACCCTGGGCCGGATGTGGATGGCTACCTATCCGGAGTCTTCCTTGAAATCCAAGATGGAATATTACATTGAACCGGCTGAGCAGGAGCCTGAAGTGCAGGCAGAGATTGATGCCACAACGCCTAAAGAACTAAACCCGGAAGAACTAACGTTCTTAGATCCAGCCTGCGGGTCCGGTCATATTCTTGTTGAAGCGTATGACATTCTGAAAGAAATTTATCTTGAGAGAGGTTACAGGACCAGGGATATCCCTCGTCTGATTTTGTCTAAAAATATTTACGGGCTGGATATTGATGATCGGGCCGCACAGTTGGCTTGCTTTGCTGTTTTGATGAAAGCCAGAAAGGATGATCGAAGATTATTCAGTCGTGATGATTTAACGCTAAATGTTATGTCCATTGTTGAAACTAAGGAGATTGATAAAGATAAACTTTTGGACGCTGTTTCGAGGCGAGATGGTGGTAAAGGCGTTTGGACTTGGATTAATGAATTAGTGGAATTATTTAAGCATGCCAAGACTTTTGGGGCTTTGATTTCAATTTCTGATCAATTAGCAGAGAAATTTTCTGAGATAGATTCAGTCATTAAATCAAATGAAAATTTTGATGAAGACATTTTTAATTTTATCGCTGGAACGGAGTTACAGAGTCTGCGGCCGATAATAGACCAGGCAAAAATTTTAGCAAAAAAATACGATTGTGTCGCAACAAATCCCCCCTATATGGGACGAAATGGGATGAACCTCAATTTAAAACTTTTTGCAAAAGAATATTTTCCCAATAGTAAACAAGATTTATATGGTGTTTTTATTGAAAGGCTTTTTGATTTATCTAAAGATGATAGACGGTTAAGCGTGATGTCTCCAATAACATGGCTGTTTCTTAAGTCATATGAAAATCTTAGGAAAGACATCATTTCAAAACGATGCTTTCTTTCCCTTATCAAGCCCGAATATCATTCTTTTTTTGATTCTGCATATGTCCCTATTTGTTGCTTCACTTTATTAAAAAAGGCAGTAGGTAACTATAAAGCTATTTTCATTGATCTATCAGAGTTTTATGGAGCGCCTTTGCAGCCGGTTAAAGCTAAAGAGGCTATATTGGATGATGAATGCGAATGGCGATTCGAAGTCAAGATAGATGATTTTAAAATAATCCCGACTAATCCTTTTGTGTATTCTATAAATTCATCATTATTTGAAGCATTTGCACATAATATAAAGGTAGGAGCTGATGCAAAAAAAGGAACAACGACTGGTGATAATAACCGCTTTTTAAGACTGTGGTCAGAAATTAGTATGGAAAAATTTTCAGTATTTGGAGGTGCTAAATGGTATCCGATGACAAAAGGGGGGCCTTTTCGTAAATGGTATGGAAATTTTGAGTATGTAATAAATTGGGAGAATGATGGATATGAAATTAGAAATTTTAGAGGTGAGAATGGAAAATTACGTTCAAGACCACAAAACCTTGCTTTTAATTTCAAAGAAGGAATAACTTGGAACGATGTGACAGTCTCTGAATTTTCTGCCCGATATGTACCAAAAGGTTTTGTCTTTAATGCGGTTGGTCCAATGATATTTGGGAAAGATATAGAGTATAGACTTTGTATGTTAAATTCAAAAGTTAATACTGAATTACTAAAAGTGTTATGTCCTACTATGAAATTTGAAGTTGGTGCTGTATCACTGATTCCAATTGGAGAGAACAATATTCCAGAAACTAAAAGTATTGCTTTAGAGGCAATTGAAATTTCAAAATTTGAATGGGACTCATATGAGAGGTCGTGGGATTTTTTAGGTTCTCCATTGTTGTCGCAAAATATTTATCAGGCAACAGTAAAAAAATCATATGATCAATGGGAATCAGTATGTCGAGCCAAGTTTAAACAATTACAATATCTCGAAGGAAAATCTAATCAACTTTTCATAAATGAATATAAGCTCAAAAGCATTATATCATTTGATGTCTCAGAAGAAAAGATAACTATAAAATTGCCCTCCATCGAAGATGAAATCAAGCAGCTTTTTTCATATGCCATTGGTTGCATGATGGGACGTTATAGTTTAGATAATCCGGGTTTAATATATGCTCATAGTGAAAATATTGGTTTTGATCAATCAAAATTCAAATCATTCCCAGCAGATGATGATGGCATCATCCCAATCATGGACATGAATTTGTTCGATGATGATGCAACTAAAAGATTTGTGGAATTTATTAAAACTGCATGGCCATCAGAAAACCTCGATAAAAACTTAAAATTTATTGCAGACAGCTTGAAACCCAAAACCAATGAATCACCCGAAGACACAATCAGAAGATATTTAAGCACCACTTTTTTCAAAGACCACATGAAAATGTATAAAAAACGGCCCATTTACTGGCTGTTTTCAAGTGGGAAACAAAAAGCATTTGAATGTCTCGTTTACCTACACCGGTACAATAAATCCACATTATCCAGAATGAGATCTAATTATGTGACGCCTTTACAGGGTAACATCAGCGCCCGGATCGAATTCCTTGATCATGAAAAAGATGCGGCTACCACAGCATCCACCCAGAAAAAAATCCAGAAGCAAATTGACGTGCTAAAGAAAAAACAGGTGGAACTCAAAACTTTTGACGATGAACTGCGGCATTATGCAGATATGAGAATTCCTTTGGACCTGGATGACGGGGTAAAAGTCAACTACGGCAAGTTCGGAAACCTTTTAGCCCAAAAGAAAGCCATTACCGGGAAATCATGA
- the brxC gene encoding BREX system P-loop protein BrxC: MQIKNTFKKNISRPINGVVKADQLNESVVWQELDEYVVTRELDQHFRAFIKSYLGAIDNQNDPIISGRMAVWISGFFGSGKSHFIKILSYLLENKKACSPNTGSEKRAVEFFTDKIKDAMLLGDIKRISNIDADVILFNIDSRADSTDGRSAILSVFWRLFNESQGFCSDSLHLAEIERYLSRKGQYQAFKEKFKEIYGSEWETERDAYSLLQDEIVEALSIVLDKNPDATTAWFEKYENNFSLTVEHFAKRVKEYLDSKSPNHRIVFLVDEIGQFIGSDTHLMLNLQTIVEDLGRLCNGRAWVVVTSQEDIDAVIGDIKSSKANDFSKIQGRFNTRLSLSSANTDEVIQARLLEKQDDAKTALEKLFSQKGDILKNQLSFTHDTSTLRNYTTARDFTRNYPFTPYHFQLVQKIFESIRKAGATGLHLSRGERSMLDAFQSAAINIAPKEINALVPLYEFFPCIESFLDTSVKRSIEQAKDNQGLDTPFDIQILQTLFLIRYVDIIKPNIDNLVTLCIDQVDADRIIFKQKIDDALLRLEKENLINRNGDLYFFLTNEEREVSREIKSIEISSHAETDLLAGIIFEDILKNKSKHRYVPFKRDYAFNRVCDDKPWGKKMEDELLLEIVSPMHDQYPVFNPGKCNMHSLNNQGTVLIKLDNDSDLFSAIRTYIQTDKYIKDKSDAAASTSLKQILRDRADENRGRRERLVSKVVDLIFKAEFYTLGKSLDIKAANTSKALDEAFDYLVQNTFSKYNYLAKVHDDPIKEIKHILLSDDIGQEQLVLEFAQGETQDIKEIRTFIELKHDSNKAIVLDELVKHFARRPYGWPEFQIVILVAKLFVGGQISLLEDKNKLRPKEAIPLLSKTLQWKNVQIITKANVSTRDLQKAQNLGKEIFGALAPDGQEKISQYIRDGLKKWKDLLDKYKTLADTGNYPGKREIDNCLKTAHSILDIHDAFELIKAFNGLKEDLLDAHDDLLDLQDFYNNQKQTWEQLQSALNTFLPNKTAIEKNDDANTALKKMEAIISAQHPYAMLKDVNNLISTVQQFNDKILDEKRQSACDEIEVKIKQVSKLLNEKQADDVFKNKTLYPLQNFKKKIEYEFSIPEISYNVGESREAFEDALETIEEKFKPDTDPDTPVKQTTTIKPASFRQKAYLDTEEDVSEYLEKVRSELLKAIQANLRIRIL; the protein is encoded by the coding sequence ATGCAGATCAAAAATACATTCAAAAAGAATATTTCAAGACCCATCAACGGGGTTGTTAAAGCAGATCAGCTCAATGAATCGGTTGTATGGCAGGAACTTGATGAATATGTCGTCACACGTGAACTTGATCAGCATTTCAGAGCATTTATAAAGTCATATCTCGGTGCCATAGACAATCAAAATGATCCAATCATTTCAGGCAGGATGGCGGTTTGGATATCAGGCTTTTTTGGTTCCGGTAAATCTCATTTTATAAAAATCCTTTCTTATCTTCTGGAAAATAAAAAAGCATGCAGTCCGAACACCGGATCAGAGAAACGGGCTGTGGAATTTTTTACAGACAAAATAAAAGACGCCATGCTTTTAGGAGACATCAAACGGATTTCCAATATTGATGCAGATGTTATCCTTTTTAACATTGACAGCAGGGCCGATTCAACGGACGGCCGGTCCGCCATTCTATCCGTATTCTGGAGATTGTTTAATGAAAGCCAGGGGTTTTGCTCCGATTCATTGCATCTTGCAGAGATTGAAAGATACTTAAGCCGTAAAGGCCAATACCAGGCATTTAAAGAAAAGTTCAAAGAAATTTATGGGTCGGAATGGGAAACCGAGCGTGATGCCTATTCTTTGCTTCAGGATGAAATCGTGGAGGCCTTGTCCATCGTTCTTGATAAAAATCCGGATGCCACAACCGCGTGGTTTGAAAAATATGAAAATAATTTCAGCCTCACCGTGGAGCACTTTGCCAAAAGGGTCAAAGAGTATCTGGACTCGAAATCACCCAACCACAGAATTGTTTTTCTGGTGGATGAAATCGGCCAGTTTATCGGCAGTGACACACACTTGATGCTAAACCTTCAAACCATTGTTGAGGATTTAGGACGACTCTGCAATGGCCGGGCATGGGTTGTGGTTACATCCCAGGAAGATATTGACGCGGTGATTGGTGATATAAAATCCTCAAAAGCAAATGATTTTTCTAAAATCCAGGGCCGGTTCAATACACGGCTGTCATTGTCCAGCGCCAATACAGATGAGGTGATCCAGGCCAGGCTTCTTGAAAAGCAGGACGATGCAAAAACAGCGCTTGAAAAATTGTTCAGTCAAAAGGGCGATATCCTTAAAAACCAGCTCAGTTTTACCCATGACACATCCACATTAAGAAATTATACCACTGCCCGGGATTTTACCCGCAACTATCCATTCACCCCGTATCATTTCCAGCTTGTCCAGAAAATTTTTGAATCCATCAGGAAGGCCGGCGCCACAGGCCTGCATTTAAGCCGCGGAGAACGTTCCATGCTGGATGCATTTCAATCGGCGGCCATTAACATCGCACCCAAGGAAATCAATGCCCTGGTGCCGCTATATGAATTTTTCCCCTGCATTGAAAGCTTTTTGGACACGTCCGTTAAAAGAAGCATTGAGCAGGCAAAGGATAACCAGGGGCTGGACACCCCATTTGACATTCAAATTCTGCAAACGCTTTTTTTGATACGGTATGTGGACATCATCAAACCCAATATCGATAATCTGGTTACGCTTTGTATTGATCAGGTGGATGCGGACCGGATTATTTTTAAACAGAAGATTGATGACGCGTTGCTGCGGCTGGAAAAAGAGAACCTGATCAACCGGAATGGGGACCTGTATTTCTTTTTGACAAATGAAGAACGAGAGGTCTCCAGGGAGATCAAAAGCATTGAAATTTCCTCCCATGCAGAAACCGACCTTTTGGCCGGCATTATTTTTGAGGATATCCTTAAAAATAAATCCAAGCATCGATATGTACCCTTTAAAAGAGACTATGCATTTAACAGGGTTTGTGATGATAAGCCCTGGGGTAAAAAGATGGAAGATGAACTGCTGCTTGAGATCGTCAGCCCGATGCATGACCAATATCCTGTTTTCAACCCCGGTAAATGCAATATGCACAGCCTGAATAATCAAGGCACCGTTCTTATAAAACTGGATAACGATTCAGATCTTTTCTCTGCAATCAGAACCTATATCCAGACGGATAAATACATTAAGGATAAAAGTGATGCAGCCGCATCCACCAGCCTGAAACAGATTTTAAGAGACCGGGCGGATGAAAACAGGGGAAGACGTGAACGGCTTGTTTCAAAAGTGGTGGATTTGATTTTTAAAGCTGAATTTTATACTCTGGGCAAATCCCTGGACATTAAGGCGGCAAACACATCCAAAGCCCTGGATGAAGCCTTTGATTATCTGGTTCAAAATACCTTCAGCAAGTATAATTATCTGGCCAAGGTTCACGATGATCCCATAAAAGAGATCAAGCATATACTGCTGTCCGATGATATTGGCCAGGAACAACTGGTTCTTGAATTTGCCCAGGGAGAAACCCAGGACATTAAAGAGATCCGGACTTTTATAGAGTTAAAACACGATAGCAATAAAGCCATTGTTTTGGATGAGCTTGTCAAACATTTTGCCCGACGCCCATATGGCTGGCCTGAATTTCAAATTGTGATTCTTGTTGCAAAACTTTTTGTGGGTGGGCAAATCAGTTTGCTGGAAGATAAAAATAAGCTCAGGCCCAAGGAGGCCATTCCCCTTCTTTCTAAAACCCTTCAATGGAAAAACGTACAGATTATAACCAAAGCCAATGTTTCAACCCGTGATCTTCAAAAGGCGCAGAATCTGGGAAAAGAAATATTCGGCGCCCTGGCACCCGACGGCCAGGAAAAGATCAGCCAATACATCCGGGATGGCCTAAAAAAGTGGAAAGATCTTCTGGATAAATACAAAACCCTGGCTGACACCGGCAATTATCCAGGTAAACGAGAGATCGATAATTGTTTGAAAACAGCCCATTCGATTCTTGATATTCACGATGCGTTTGAGTTGATCAAAGCGTTTAACGGGTTAAAAGAGGACCTTCTGGATGCCCATGACGACCTGTTGGATCTTCAGGATTTTTACAACAATCAGAAACAGACTTGGGAGCAACTGCAATCCGCCCTGAACACGTTTTTGCCAAATAAAACAGCCATTGAAAAAAATGATGATGCCAATACTGCTTTGAAAAAAATGGAAGCAATCATTTCAGCCCAACATCCCTATGCAATGCTTAAGGACGTAAATAATTTAATCTCAACCGTCCAGCAGTTCAATGATAAAATTCTGGATGAAAAACGCCAATCTGCATGTGATGAAATTGAAGTCAAAATTAAGCAGGTATCAAAGCTGTTAAATGAAAAACAGGCGGATGATGTTTTTAAAAATAAAACCTTATATCCCCTGCAAAATTTCAAGAAAAAAATTGAATATGAATTCAGCATTCCAGAGATATCCTACAATGTCGGCGAATCCCGGGAAGCCTTTGAAGACGCCCTTGAAACCATAGAAGAAAAATTCAAACCCGATACTGATCCTGATACGCCGGTTAAACAGACCACCACCATTAAACCGGCCAGTTTCAGACAAAAAGCCTATCTTGATACTGAAGAAGATGTATCGGAGTATCTTGAAAAGGTCCGGTCCGAGCTGCTCAAAGCGATACAGGCAAATTTGAGAATACGGATTTTATAA